In one Vibrio sp. VB16 genomic region, the following are encoded:
- a CDS encoding malic enzyme-like NAD(P)-binding protein, translating into MSEDNQQDDFRQQALNYHAYPTPGKTAVALTKPADSAEDLALAYSPGVAEPVREIAQNVDNVYKYTAKGNTVAVISNGTAILGLGNLGPMASKPVMEGKALLFKRFANLDAIDIEVKHRTTEEFVNTVAAIADTFGGINLEDIKAPDCFEIERQLIERCDVPVFHDDQHGTAIVTAAGMLNAIELQGKTLEESTIVCLGAGAAATACMELLIKCGAQREKIYMLDRKGVIHTRREDLNEYKKMFANNTDKRTLEDVIEGADLFLGVSGPDLLPAEALKLMADKPVVFACSNPDPEIKPEIAHQVRNDLIMGTGRSDYPNQVNNVICFPFIFRGALDVRASEINIEMKLAAVEAIRQLTKEPVPEGVLKAAGVSKLEFSKEYIIPKPMDPRLLPRVAKAVAVAAVESGVARIELPENYMC; encoded by the coding sequence ATGTCCGAAGACAACCAACAAGATGACTTTCGTCAACAAGCACTTAATTATCACGCTTACCCGACTCCAGGTAAGACGGCGGTAGCACTCACTAAACCTGCAGATTCTGCTGAAGATCTAGCGCTGGCGTATAGCCCCGGCGTTGCCGAGCCAGTGCGGGAGATCGCACAGAATGTTGATAACGTTTACAAGTACACGGCAAAGGGTAATACGGTTGCTGTCATATCTAATGGTACTGCTATCTTAGGTTTAGGTAACTTAGGTCCAATGGCGTCAAAACCAGTGATGGAAGGTAAGGCCCTGCTTTTCAAACGGTTTGCTAATTTAGATGCCATCGATATTGAAGTAAAACATCGGACTACTGAAGAGTTTGTAAATACAGTTGCAGCCATCGCGGATACCTTTGGTGGCATCAATTTGGAAGATATTAAAGCCCCTGATTGCTTTGAGATTGAACGTCAACTTATCGAGCGTTGTGATGTACCTGTGTTCCATGATGATCAACATGGCACAGCAATTGTTACAGCAGCAGGTATGCTTAATGCTATAGAGCTTCAAGGCAAAACGCTTGAGGAATCAACCATCGTCTGTCTTGGTGCTGGTGCGGCCGCTACAGCATGTATGGAACTTTTGATTAAATGTGGTGCTCAGCGTGAGAAAATCTACATGTTGGATCGCAAAGGCGTTATCCATACTCGTCGTGAAGATCTAAATGAATATAAAAAAATGTTCGCTAACAATACAGACAAACGTACGTTGGAGGATGTTATAGAAGGCGCTGATCTGTTCTTAGGTGTATCAGGGCCAGATTTGTTACCAGCTGAAGCATTGAAATTGATGGCTGATAAACCCGTTGTCTTTGCTTGTTCAAATCCAGATCCTGAAATTAAACCCGAGATTGCTCACCAAGTCAGAAATGACTTAATTATGGGTACCGGTCGTTCAGACTATCCAAACCAAGTAAACAATGTTATCTGCTTTCCATTTATTTTCCGTGGTGCGTTAGATGTGCGTGCAAGTGAAATAAACATAGAGATGAAATTGGCCGCCGTTGAAGCGATTCGTCAATTGACTAAAGAGCCGGTACCGGAAGGTGTATTGAAGGCTGCTGGGGTAAGTAAACTTGAGTTCAGTAAAGAGTATATTATACCAAAGCCAATGGACCCACGCTTGCTTCCACGTGTTGCCAAAGCCGTCGCGGTAGCAGCAGTAGAGTCTGGTGTTGCAAGAATTGAACTACCAGAGAACTACATGTGCTAA
- the rpmE gene encoding 50S ribosomal protein L31 has protein sequence MKTGIHPEYKAVSATCSCGNSFEFNSTLAKESIHLDVCDKCHPFYTGKQRNVDTGGRVDRFNKRFGALSSK, from the coding sequence ATGAAAACAGGTATCCACCCAGAATACAAAGCAGTTAGCGCAACTTGTTCTTGCGGTAATTCTTTTGAGTTTAACTCAACTCTTGCAAAAGAATCTATCCACCTAGACGTATGTGACAAATGTCACCCGTTCTACACTGGTAAGCAACGTAACGTTGATACTGGCGGACGTGTAGATCGCTTCAACAAACGTTTCGGTGCACTATCTAGCAAGTAA
- the priA gene encoding primosomal protein N' gives MRPTIAQIALPVPLDKRFDYLIQAHQFPVIGGRVSVSFGRQTLVGIVTAMVHQSDFPINQLKSIKQVLDVEPIWPDNLYTLLNWCSQFYQYPLGETLSNALPTALRKGKAAEFASLIEWQITETGRNQLMSGLGRAVKQAKVMHLLENGSITHQQMIDEAISSSVLKTLDEKGWIVSTETKPKTDRWLEELENAGEKPKLNEEQAVAIATVNSNNNFGCYLLEGVTGSGKTEVYLNLIKPILDAGKQALVLVPEIGLTPQTINRFKRRFNVPVAVIHSGLNDTERLNAWLSAREKQAGIVIGTRSALLTPFKDLGIIIVDEEHDTSYKQQDSLRYHARDVAIMRAHKENIPIVLGSATPCFETLQNAISGKYHHLILSKRAGNALPATHKVLDIKGLYLEGGLSAPLIAEMRKHLASGNQVMLFLNRRGFSPALMCHECGWIADCKRCDAYYTYHQNKNEMRCHHCGSQRPVVSQCQGCGSTQLVTVGVGTEQLEQQLESLFPEFKTLRIDRDSTRRKGSLEAALKSIRNNEVQILIGTQMLAKGHHFPDVTLVGLLDVDGSLFSSDFRASERLAQLFIQVAGRAGRASKPGEVLLQTHHPEHPLLQALLYKDYHHFAQTALLERKRAMLPPFTYLTLFRAEANNSDLVEDFLRQVRHTLESNPLFDNYSMIMGPTPAPLAKRAGKARWQLLLQTPHRSTMQKLLHSAKAAIQLLPLAKKVRWSIDIEPQDLS, from the coding sequence ATGCGTCCAACCATTGCTCAAATTGCCCTACCAGTGCCGCTAGACAAGAGGTTTGATTATCTCATTCAAGCTCATCAATTTCCGGTTATCGGTGGTCGTGTATCCGTTTCATTTGGTAGACAAACGCTTGTTGGAATAGTTACTGCTATGGTTCATCAGTCCGACTTCCCAATAAATCAGCTAAAAAGCATCAAGCAAGTATTGGATGTCGAACCTATTTGGCCAGATAATCTTTACACACTTCTTAATTGGTGCAGTCAGTTCTACCAATACCCTTTGGGCGAAACTCTTAGTAATGCGCTACCAACGGCTCTAAGAAAGGGCAAAGCTGCTGAATTTGCCTCGCTTATAGAATGGCAGATCACTGAAACTGGCAGAAATCAATTAATGAGTGGGCTTGGTCGCGCCGTGAAACAAGCCAAGGTAATGCACTTACTTGAAAATGGTTCGATAACACATCAACAAATGATTGATGAAGCGATCTCCAGTTCAGTGTTAAAAACCTTAGATGAAAAAGGTTGGATTGTTTCTACAGAAACAAAACCCAAGACGGATCGTTGGCTAGAGGAACTAGAAAATGCAGGTGAAAAACCAAAATTAAACGAAGAACAAGCGGTCGCTATCGCCACAGTGAACAGCAATAACAACTTTGGTTGTTATCTATTAGAAGGCGTAACAGGATCCGGAAAAACAGAGGTTTATCTGAATCTGATCAAACCTATTTTAGACGCTGGCAAGCAGGCCCTAGTTCTGGTCCCCGAGATAGGACTCACACCTCAGACCATCAATCGATTCAAAAGAAGGTTCAATGTTCCTGTTGCCGTTATTCATTCTGGATTAAATGACACAGAAAGGCTCAATGCTTGGTTATCAGCAAGAGAAAAACAAGCCGGCATTGTTATCGGTACCCGCTCCGCATTACTGACTCCGTTTAAAGATCTCGGCATTATTATTGTCGATGAAGAGCACGACACGTCTTATAAACAACAAGATAGCCTTCGGTATCACGCTCGAGATGTGGCCATAATGCGAGCTCATAAAGAAAATATCCCTATTGTTTTAGGCTCGGCCACACCTTGCTTTGAAACCTTGCAAAATGCCATATCAGGCAAATATCATCATCTTATATTAAGTAAACGAGCAGGTAATGCCCTACCAGCTACACATAAAGTATTGGATATAAAAGGACTCTATTTGGAGGGCGGATTATCGGCGCCTCTAATTGCTGAAATGAGAAAGCACTTAGCGTCGGGCAATCAAGTAATGCTATTTCTAAACCGTAGAGGGTTCTCTCCTGCATTAATGTGTCATGAGTGCGGATGGATAGCGGACTGTAAAAGGTGCGATGCATACTACACCTACCATCAAAATAAAAATGAAATGCGATGCCATCATTGCGGCTCTCAACGCCCAGTAGTTAGTCAATGCCAAGGCTGTGGTTCGACGCAACTCGTCACGGTAGGCGTGGGCACTGAACAATTGGAGCAACAACTCGAATCACTATTTCCTGAATTTAAAACATTACGGATCGATCGCGATAGCACAAGACGAAAAGGCTCATTGGAAGCGGCATTAAAGAGCATTCGGAACAATGAAGTTCAAATACTGATTGGCACTCAGATGCTCGCCAAAGGCCACCACTTCCCTGATGTCACTTTAGTCGGTTTACTTGATGTGGATGGTTCTTTATTCAGCAGCGATTTTCGAGCCTCAGAGCGATTAGCTCAACTCTTTATTCAGGTTGCAGGTAGAGCGGGTAGAGCAAGTAAACCAGGTGAAGTGTTATTACAAACACACCACCCAGAACACCCTTTATTACAAGCACTTCTCTACAAAGATTACCACCACTTCGCACAAACTGCGTTGCTAGAAAGGAAGCGAGCGATGCTCCCACCTTTCACCTATCTAACGCTATTTAGAGCGGAAGCAAATAACAGTGATTTGGTAGAAGATTTTTTGAGACAGGTCAGACATACACTTGAGTCCAATCCATTATTTGACAACTATTCTATGATCATGGGACCCACACCTGCACCTCTAGCAAAAAGGGCAGGGAAAGCGCGATGGCAACTCCTACTGCAAACGCCACACAGAAGCACTATGCAAAAGCTTTTACATAGTGCAAAGGCAGCCATACAGTTGTTACCTTTAGCCAAGAAAGTTCGCTGGTCTATAGATATAGAACCCCAAGACTTAAGCTGA
- the cytR gene encoding DNA-binding transcriptional regulator CytR: protein MATMKDVAQLAGVSTATVSRALMNPEKVSASTRKRVEDAVLEAGYSPNSLARNLRRNESKTIITIVPDICDPYFTEIIRGIEDAAMEHGYLVLLGDSGKQQKRESSFVNLVFTKQADGMLLLGTDLPFDVSKPEQKNLPPLVMACEYAPELELPTVHIDNLTSAFEAVNYLTQMGHKKIAQISGPEKAALCKFRHQGYQQALRRAGIALNSTYTTQSNFTFEGGAKALRKLLSLPDAPTAIFCHNDTMAIGAIQEAKKLGLRVPQDLSVVGFDDIQFSQYCDPPLTTVSQPRYEIGRQAMLMMLELLKGRDVRAGSRLLETKLVIRNSAAPPRA, encoded by the coding sequence ATGGCGACAATGAAGGATGTTGCCCAGCTTGCGGGTGTTTCAACCGCTACGGTCTCTCGCGCTTTAATGAACCCAGAAAAAGTTTCTGCGTCAACTAGAAAACGTGTAGAAGACGCTGTACTAGAAGCTGGATATTCCCCAAACTCTTTAGCTCGAAATCTCCGTAGGAATGAATCAAAGACAATTATCACCATTGTTCCGGATATTTGTGACCCATATTTTACAGAGATCATTCGTGGTATTGAAGACGCAGCGATGGAACATGGTTATCTAGTTCTACTTGGTGATAGCGGCAAACAGCAAAAAAGAGAAAGCTCTTTCGTTAATCTGGTTTTTACTAAACAAGCTGACGGCATGTTACTGCTTGGCACCGATTTACCATTCGATGTCAGTAAACCTGAACAAAAAAATCTCCCTCCTCTGGTAATGGCTTGTGAATACGCTCCGGAATTAGAACTACCAACCGTGCATATTGATAATTTAACATCGGCATTTGAAGCGGTTAATTATCTAACCCAAATGGGTCACAAAAAAATTGCGCAAATTTCTGGTCCAGAAAAGGCAGCGTTATGTAAATTCCGACATCAAGGTTATCAGCAAGCTTTACGTAGAGCCGGAATAGCACTCAATTCAACTTACACCACTCAAAGTAATTTCACCTTTGAAGGTGGCGCTAAAGCACTTAGAAAACTACTTTCATTACCAGACGCGCCAACAGCCATATTTTGCCACAACGATACCATGGCGATTGGTGCAATACAGGAAGCGAAAAAACTGGGCTTGCGTGTGCCTCAAGATCTGTCAGTGGTTGGTTTTGATGATATTCAATTTTCTCAATATTGTGATCCTCCATTAACCACGGTATCTCAACCTCGTTACGAGATTGGGCGTCAAGCAATGTTAATGATGCTAGAGCTACTTAAAGGTAGAGATGTAAGAGCGGGTTCAAGATTACTTGAGACAAAACTCGTTATCAGAAATAGCGCGGCTCCCCCTAGAGCCTAG
- a CDS encoding SPOR domain-containing protein yields the protein MANRDYVKRGQGTRKSTRSKKAPTRKPWKAGLLAVLLLGGFGYGLYILSNDPEPPIPPEAKQTSKPKTTTKKKTSLPELPKEEWDYVKSLPNKEIEVEAKKQVVSTIPYIMQCGAFKSLSQAEERKVNIAFQGISSKIRKKEGSSWYKVVLGPYKLKRNAEKDKHALQRAKIEPCAIWKETQ from the coding sequence ATGGCAAATAGAGATTACGTAAAACGGGGCCAAGGCACTCGTAAAAGCACAAGAAGCAAAAAGGCACCTACAAGAAAACCGTGGAAAGCGGGTTTACTCGCCGTCCTTTTATTAGGAGGGTTTGGTTATGGCCTATATATTCTGAGTAATGATCCTGAGCCCCCTATTCCACCTGAAGCGAAGCAAACGTCTAAACCTAAGACGACAACCAAAAAGAAAACCAGTTTGCCAGAATTGCCCAAAGAAGAATGGGATTATGTGAAATCTCTACCGAACAAAGAGATTGAAGTGGAAGCAAAAAAACAAGTCGTATCAACCATTCCATATATTATGCAATGCGGTGCCTTTAAGTCGCTGAGCCAGGCAGAAGAACGTAAAGTTAATATTGCCTTTCAGGGCATCAGCAGCAAAATTCGCAAAAAAGAAGGCAGCAGTTGGTATAAGGTGGTTTTGGGGCCATATAAGCTCAAACGAAACGCTGAAAAAGACAAGCACGCATTACAAAGAGCCAAGATTGAACCTTGTGCTATTTGGAAAGAAACCCAATAA
- the hslV gene encoding ATP-dependent protease subunit HslV — translation MTTIVSVRRNNKVVIAGDGQVSLGNTVMKGNAKKVRRLYNDKVIAGFAGGTADAFTLFERFESKLQMHQGHLTKAAVELAKDWRSDRALRKLEAILAVADETASLIITGNGDVVQPENDLIAIGSGGNFAQAAAIALLENTELDAREIAEKSLNIAGDICVFTNHQHTIEEL, via the coding sequence GTGACTACCATTGTATCTGTACGTCGTAATAATAAAGTTGTTATTGCTGGTGATGGACAAGTATCTCTAGGCAATACCGTAATGAAAGGTAATGCTAAAAAAGTTCGTCGTTTGTATAACGACAAAGTGATTGCAGGGTTTGCAGGCGGTACCGCTGACGCGTTTACTTTATTTGAACGTTTCGAAAGCAAGCTACAAATGCATCAAGGTCACCTCACAAAAGCCGCCGTTGAACTGGCCAAAGACTGGCGCAGTGATCGTGCTCTTCGTAAACTAGAAGCGATCCTAGCGGTCGCAGACGAGACAGCTTCACTCATCATCACGGGTAATGGTGATGTGGTTCAACCAGAGAACGATTTAATTGCTATTGGGTCTGGCGGCAACTTTGCTCAAGCTGCGGCTATCGCACTCTTAGAAAACACCGAATTGGATGCACGTGAAATAGCAGAGAAATCACTAAACATAGCGGGTGATATTTGCGTATTTACTAACCATCAACACACAATCGAAGAACTATAA
- the hslU gene encoding HslU--HslV peptidase ATPase subunit — protein sequence MSEMTPREIVHELNRHIIGQEKAKRAVAIALRNRWRRMQLDESLRVEVTPKNILMIGPTGVGKTEIARRLAKLANAPFIKVEATKFTEVGYVGKEVETIIRDLTDVSIKMTHQQATEKVKYRAEEQAEERILDALLPPARDAWGENEKQEDTSSNTRQIFRKKLREGKLDDKEIDIDVAAPQMGVEIMAPPGMEEMTNQLQGMFQNLAGNTQKSRKMKIKDAFKALIEEEAAKLVNPEELKEQAIYNAENNGIVFIDEIDKICRRGESSGPDVSREGVQRDLLPLIEGSTVSTKHGMVKTDHILFITSGAFQVSKPSDLIPELQGRLPIRVELEALSSHDFERILTEPKASLTEQYIALLKTEDVDIEFSEDGIHQIAEAAWRVNETTENIGARRLHTVMERLMDEISFDATEKPGSKMVINSAYVHERLAEFIEDEDLSRFIL from the coding sequence ATGTCGGAAATGACACCTCGTGAAATTGTTCACGAATTAAACCGCCACATTATTGGTCAAGAAAAGGCAAAACGCGCGGTGGCTATAGCATTGCGTAATCGCTGGCGTCGAATGCAACTCGATGAAAGTCTACGCGTAGAAGTGACGCCAAAAAATATTCTGATGATTGGCCCCACTGGTGTAGGTAAAACTGAAATAGCACGCCGCTTAGCCAAACTTGCGAATGCGCCCTTCATCAAGGTCGAAGCCACTAAATTCACGGAAGTCGGTTACGTTGGTAAAGAGGTGGAAACAATTATTCGAGACCTTACCGATGTTTCGATTAAAATGACCCACCAGCAAGCGACTGAAAAAGTAAAATATAGAGCGGAAGAACAAGCTGAAGAACGTATTCTAGACGCACTACTCCCACCGGCCCGCGATGCATGGGGCGAGAATGAGAAACAAGAAGATACCTCGTCAAACACACGTCAGATTTTCCGTAAAAAATTGCGTGAAGGAAAACTAGACGACAAAGAGATAGATATTGACGTTGCGGCTCCGCAAATGGGTGTAGAGATAATGGCACCTCCTGGAATGGAAGAGATGACCAATCAGCTTCAAGGTATGTTCCAAAATCTGGCGGGCAACACACAAAAGAGCCGTAAGATGAAAATCAAGGACGCCTTTAAAGCGCTAATCGAAGAAGAGGCCGCCAAACTCGTCAACCCTGAAGAGCTCAAAGAGCAAGCTATCTACAATGCTGAAAATAACGGTATCGTGTTCATAGATGAGATTGATAAAATCTGTAGGCGAGGTGAAAGCTCAGGTCCTGATGTGTCCCGTGAAGGTGTGCAGCGCGATTTATTGCCTTTAATTGAAGGCAGCACCGTGTCCACCAAACATGGTATGGTAAAAACAGACCATATTCTATTTATAACCTCTGGTGCATTCCAAGTATCGAAGCCTTCCGATTTAATCCCTGAACTTCAAGGGCGTTTACCTATTCGAGTAGAACTAGAAGCGCTTTCTAGCCATGACTTTGAACGCATACTTACAGAACCAAAAGCTTCCCTAACCGAACAGTATATCGCCTTATTAAAGACAGAAGATGTTGATATCGAGTTCTCTGAAGATGGTATCCATCAGATAGCTGAAGCTGCGTGGCGCGTAAATGAGACCACTGAAAATATCGGCGCCCGTCGACTGCACACTGTCATGGAAAGGTTGATGGATGAAATATCCTTTGACGCAACAGAAAAACCCGGCTCTAAAATGGTAATAAACTCAGCCTATGTACACGAACGTTTGGCTGAATTTATTGAAGATGAAGATCTCAGTCGATTTATTCTTTAA
- a CDS encoding 1,4-dihydroxy-2-naphthoate polyprenyltransferase, whose product MKQSLVIWLDAARPKTLPLALVTITTGSSLAYSNGNFSFAVMALALLTAILLQILSNLANDYGDTQQGTDNDDRLGPTRAMQSGVVTQAEMKHAILLNIFLTILSGLALIFYSLESFTNILAFLGLGLLAILSSVAYTVGNRPYGYVGLGDLSVFVFFGLLGVGGTYFLHTGFIDFDIFIPAIGCGLLAVAVLNINNMRDIDNDRACGKKTIAVRLGEQPAKYYHIVLIGLAFVSYVYYLFSHSTTIWIIVPFFLSAITLAKHGREVLQSSSPVAIAPMMPIIVKCASITNILFSLVVVAQTIVR is encoded by the coding sequence ATGAAGCAGTCACTTGTAATCTGGTTAGACGCAGCAAGGCCAAAAACACTACCACTCGCACTCGTCACTATAACGACGGGCAGCAGTTTGGCCTACTCCAATGGTAATTTTTCTTTTGCTGTTATGGCCCTAGCTCTACTTACCGCGATTCTTCTACAAATATTATCTAATCTAGCCAACGATTATGGTGATACCCAACAAGGTACTGACAACGATGACCGCTTAGGGCCAACCCGCGCAATGCAGTCGGGTGTCGTCACTCAGGCAGAGATGAAACACGCTATTCTCCTGAACATTTTCTTAACGATTCTCTCCGGTTTGGCACTGATTTTCTATTCACTAGAAAGCTTTACCAATATCCTCGCATTTTTAGGCTTGGGTCTACTCGCTATATTAAGTTCCGTTGCTTATACCGTCGGTAATAGACCTTATGGTTATGTTGGACTTGGCGACTTATCTGTATTTGTATTTTTTGGATTACTTGGTGTTGGTGGAACCTATTTTCTTCACACTGGGTTTATTGATTTTGATATTTTCATCCCTGCGATAGGATGTGGATTATTAGCTGTCGCTGTACTTAATATTAATAACATGCGTGATATCGATAATGATCGTGCATGTGGCAAAAAAACTATCGCAGTAAGACTGGGAGAACAACCAGCGAAGTATTATCATATCGTATTGATTGGATTAGCCTTTGTCTCTTATGTTTACTATCTATTTAGCCACAGCACGACTATTTGGATAATTGTTCCTTTCTTTTTATCCGCTATTACGTTGGCAAAACATGGTAGAGAAGTACTCCAATCAAGCTCTCCCGTCGCCATTGCGCCAATGATGCCCATCATCGTTAAATGCGCTTCAATTACTAACATTTTGTTTTCATTGGTAGTTGTAGCTCAAACAATAGTTAGATAA
- the rraA gene encoding ribonuclease E activity regulator RraA: MEYNTSALCDIYSDQVDVVEPMFSNFGGSASFAGQLTTVKCFEDNGIIRSILEEDGAGRILLIDGGGSLRRALIDAEIATLAEDNDWEGIVVYGCVREIDELEDMSIGIQALASIPVGAASQQIGEIDVPVNFGGVTFLPEDYLYADNTGIIISPEPLDADLEIIEEIDVETDDDDFER; encoded by the coding sequence ATGGAATACAACACCTCTGCACTTTGTGATATTTACTCAGACCAAGTCGATGTAGTAGAACCAATGTTCAGTAACTTTGGTGGAAGTGCCTCATTTGCAGGTCAACTTACTACCGTAAAATGCTTTGAAGATAACGGTATTATACGTTCCATATTAGAAGAAGATGGCGCTGGTCGCATTCTATTAATCGATGGTGGTGGTTCATTACGTAGGGCTCTAATTGACGCGGAAATTGCTACTTTGGCAGAAGATAATGACTGGGAAGGCATTGTTGTTTATGGCTGTGTTAGAGAAATCGATGAGTTAGAAGATATGAGCATTGGCATTCAAGCTCTCGCATCAATCCCTGTTGGCGCAGCAAGTCAGCAAATTGGTGAGATAGACGTTCCTGTCAACTTTGGGGGCGTAACCTTTTTACCTGAAGATTATCTTTATGCTGACAATACCGGTATTATTATCTCTCCAGAACCATTAGACGCAGATCTAGAGATTATTGAAGAAATTGACGTTGAAACTGACGATGACGATTTTGAGCGCTAA
- a CDS encoding helix-turn-helix transcriptional regulator has protein sequence MRYKLVVVGDEIFKISLIKKELSEMPDLEVEHMTLNELKLHRVQEDINLVMLDFSVLEDGLCNDFFVDGLGYDILIFSAPKGSLEEKIMKWKSVKGVLPYTAPIEHLRKSVHHILSGGMWMPRNCLEKMVRYYRHPSVFANTLQLDFTKRERQILSHIANGQSNQQIANDLFLAESTVKTHIYKLYKKMNVHCRHDALEQLKGNDWASL, from the coding sequence ATGCGTTATAAATTGGTTGTCGTTGGGGATGAAATATTTAAAATAAGTCTAATAAAAAAAGAACTATCAGAAATGCCAGATCTAGAAGTAGAGCATATGACTCTTAATGAACTTAAATTACATAGAGTTCAAGAAGATATTAATTTGGTTATGCTCGATTTTTCAGTACTTGAAGATGGACTTTGTAATGATTTTTTTGTAGACGGACTGGGCTACGATATACTTATATTCAGTGCTCCCAAAGGGAGTTTAGAAGAAAAAATAATGAAGTGGAAGAGCGTTAAAGGGGTGCTTCCGTACACTGCTCCTATAGAGCACCTTAGGAAAAGTGTTCACCACATTTTGAGTGGCGGTATGTGGATGCCTCGTAACTGTTTAGAAAAAATGGTGAGGTATTATAGGCACCCAAGTGTGTTTGCTAATACCTTACAGCTAGACTTTACAAAAAGAGAGAGACAAATCCTGTCTCATATTGCAAATGGCCAATCAAATCAGCAAATTGCTAACGATTTATTTTTAGCAGAAAGTACAGTTAAAACGCATATTTATAAACTCTACAAGAAAATGAACGTACATTGCCGTCATGATGCGTTAGAGCAACTTAAAGGGAATGATTGGGCCAGTTTATGA
- a CDS encoding carbon storage regulator yields the protein MRTALLLIGTMLSAPSFADQLLLPDDAVISEEELETSRGGQYLVDIDYVSATSELDGSSVGNNALGTYSGNNVITNGSLSNSSGISNVIQNTGNNVVIQNSTVVNLTLH from the coding sequence ATGCGTACAGCGCTATTGCTAATAGGCACTATGCTTTCGGCACCATCTTTTGCAGACCAATTATTGCTTCCTGATGACGCAGTTATCTCTGAAGAAGAATTGGAAACCTCTCGAGGTGGTCAATATCTAGTCGATATTGATTATGTTTCAGCGACATCTGAACTCGATGGCTCTAGTGTTGGCAACAATGCATTGGGAACCTACTCTGGTAATAATGTTATTACTAATGGTTCACTAAGCAACAGTTCTGGTATTTCGAATGTCATTCAAAATACGGGTAACAATGTTGTTATTCAAAACTCAACTGTCGTGAACTTAACGTTGCATTGA
- a CDS encoding C39 family peptidase: MKYFLLTWVAVLLSTSTLALDYLPNRGVYNVVVKSYQEQLFGDVLRQKYDFSCGSAALASLLSYHYQTPSNEETIFTVMFDKGDQERIKQEGFSLLDMKQYLEGIGFDADGFQLSTTKIKKVGVPGITLVNFDGYMHFVLVKGINSEHVIIGDPSRGTVKMRVEDFNRYYQGIILLIKNHAEKGKASFIFDDSFAIYTPSPVNSAVARDSLGIFSTTLRESGEN; the protein is encoded by the coding sequence ATGAAATATTTCTTATTAACTTGGGTTGCGGTGCTTTTAAGCACCTCAACCCTTGCATTAGATTACCTCCCAAACAGAGGGGTTTATAATGTTGTTGTAAAAAGTTATCAAGAACAATTATTTGGCGATGTACTTCGCCAAAAATATGACTTTAGCTGTGGTTCTGCTGCCTTAGCTTCATTACTTTCTTATCACTATCAAACGCCTTCAAACGAAGAAACTATATTTACGGTAATGTTTGATAAAGGTGATCAAGAGCGTATCAAGCAAGAAGGGTTCTCACTCTTAGACATGAAACAGTACTTAGAAGGTATTGGTTTTGATGCTGATGGATTTCAGTTGAGCACCACCAAAATAAAGAAGGTTGGCGTTCCCGGTATTACCTTAGTTAATTTTGATGGCTATATGCACTTTGTATTGGTTAAGGGCATAAATTCAGAACATGTCATTATTGGTGACCCATCAAGAGGAACAGTAAAGATGCGTGTAGAAGATTTTAATCGCTACTATCAAGGGATAATTCTTCTCATAAAGAACCATGCTGAAAAAGGGAAAGCGTCATTTATATTTGATGACAGCTTTGCAATTTATACACCATCACCTGTTAATTCTGCGGTAGCTCGTGATTCACTCGGTATTTTTAGCACGACACTCCGAGAATCGGGTGAAAACTAA